Genomic window (Rosa chinensis cultivar Old Blush chromosome 6, RchiOBHm-V2, whole genome shotgun sequence):
ACAGTTCCAAGGATGTGGACTTGCTTGTTAAGAGTGGAATCCTTGAATCCAAGCTACCGGATAGTGAAGCAGCGGCAAGTTATATCAACTCCCTTGATTTGGGGCCTAATCTGTTCAGTAGAAACTCCTATTTTACTGATCTGTGTGAGGATCTGAATGCATACTATAGAGTCCCCTGGCACAAGTGGAAGGCAAGCTTGAAAAAGGACAATTTTAGTACTCCATGGGCAGGACTGTCTATTGTTGTAGCGGCTATTCTCGTTGTGCTCACTTTTATTCAAACAGTGCTCTATAATGTCTTTGTAGATTGTATTTTTGATTAAGATTGATGTTTATGCACTTCAGATTTGTTGTCCATCTACTGATGTAAGATAACTAGAGTGATTGCTTTGTTTGTGTGCTCTTGTAATCATGTTTGCCTTTCTCAGCCGTCTCATTTCCCTTCATGGAATATAAACTTAGATATGTAATATATTATTATGTTTACTATGCCTGTCACATAGTTATTCTCAGATGTAAATAATAGACCTGCCCCAACATAATAATATTGATACCAGTTGAGGTGTTGTCACTTGGGGCACATCTTCTATTATTGATACCAAAAGAaaatgcatatcaatttgatGTTTGTGGATGATATTTGCTCTTATTTGTCTAAAGAAGATAAAAAGACTGATTCTCTATTTCTCTGTTTCTTAATTATGGGTGGGCTGATTGCTCATGCAAATGTCTGTCTTTTTCATGCGTCTTGATCATTTATTTCCCATAGTAGAACATAATCGTTACTTTTACTCTCAATGTGATAGCTAATCATCTCGATCATTTCTTtcactgccaaaaaaaaaagaaaaaaagtcttCATCGTTGTCGCATTCACCGAAGTCTTCGTCGTCGTAATAAAGGCTTGACGAATCAGTCCCATATGTAGGTAAGACATAAATGCACCTACATGAGAGATTGCAGGGTTGAATTAAGAACCAGGGGCCATGCACAAGCTGTGTTCATAAGCTTGACAGGGAAGTGAAAGGTTACGGCAATACATGTGCAAAACGTTTCTGCGTTGGTCTGTCATATAGTTCAAGAACGTACAATCAAGTAATGAACAACTTAATCAATGACAAAAACAAATTTTGTAATCATTATCTTACTAATTAGATGATAACATGCATGTCCAGGATTTGCATCCCTCCTTTGTTTGCGGGTTTCTTCCCACTTCCTCTTA
Coding sequences:
- the LOC112171691 gene encoding putative UPF0481 protein At3g02645; translation: MFFLHARRIQYGSLTIPSATELYQSGVKFENVNDKNIFDIKFENGVLKIPYLRIRGSTEIFFRNLIAYEQCEFHDHYINDYVFIIDRLVDSSKDVDLLVKSGILESKLPDSEAAASYINSLDLGPNLFSRNSYFTDLCEDLNAYYRVPWHKWKASLKKDNFSTPWAGLSIVVAAILVVLTFIQTVLYNVFVDCIFD